One window of the Streptomyces sp. NBC_00259 genome contains the following:
- a CDS encoding SCO6880 family protein, whose amino-acid sequence MTTQSQPIAPRRTYLIGRARPNAIVGKNRETGEIALIIAGAFLGMMSGLLVPVLSLRIVLLMGFPLLALAAVYVPYKQRTFYRWFEVSRSYKRSLRQGTGYRSAAMEAGTRVDGREVEVGPPPGIGRINWLAAPFGPDEIAVLLHADRRTVTAAIEIEGPGVGLRDSEDQEALVDRFGTLLKHVANGDGFVTRLQMLARTLPADPDAHAKDVAQRGDTQSPAWLQQSYDQLQSMVSTSSEQHRAYLVACMHYTRELAAEAHTMARAARQASGTRKLDKDAGLAVVMARELTDICARLAEADIRVRQPLGQARLASLVHSMYDPDHPMDHIQAMTKRNAWPAELDAVEPTYLQAKTRESATRAPWCHATAWVKEWPMTPVGVNFLAPLLVHTPDVIRTVAVCMDLEPTEVAIERMLTEKTNDEAEASRAAKMNRTVDPRDIAAHGRLDQRGEDLASGAAGVNLVGYITVSSRTPEALARDKRTIRASAGKSYLKLEWCDREHHRAFVNTLPFATGIRR is encoded by the coding sequence TTGACGACGCAGTCCCAGCCCATCGCGCCCCGCCGTACGTATCTGATCGGCCGGGCCAGGCCGAACGCGATCGTCGGCAAGAACCGCGAGACCGGCGAGATCGCCCTGATCATCGCCGGCGCGTTCCTCGGCATGATGAGCGGACTGCTGGTCCCGGTCCTGTCCCTGCGGATCGTCCTGCTCATGGGCTTCCCGCTGCTCGCCCTGGCCGCCGTGTACGTCCCGTACAAGCAGCGCACGTTCTACCGCTGGTTCGAGGTCAGCCGCAGCTACAAGCGCTCGCTCCGCCAGGGCACCGGCTACCGCTCCGCCGCCATGGAGGCCGGCACCCGTGTCGACGGCCGCGAGGTCGAGGTCGGCCCACCGCCCGGCATCGGCCGGATCAACTGGCTCGCCGCGCCCTTCGGCCCGGACGAGATCGCCGTACTGCTGCACGCCGACCGCCGTACCGTGACCGCCGCCATCGAGATCGAGGGCCCGGGCGTCGGACTGCGCGACAGCGAGGACCAGGAAGCCCTGGTGGACCGTTTCGGCACGCTGCTCAAGCATGTCGCCAACGGCGACGGCTTCGTGACGCGCCTTCAGATGCTGGCCCGTACGCTGCCGGCCGACCCCGACGCCCACGCGAAGGATGTCGCCCAGCGCGGCGACACACAGTCCCCGGCCTGGCTGCAGCAGTCGTACGACCAGCTCCAGTCGATGGTGTCCACCTCCAGCGAGCAGCACCGCGCCTACCTGGTCGCCTGCATGCACTACACCCGTGAACTCGCCGCCGAGGCCCATACCATGGCCCGCGCCGCCCGCCAGGCGTCCGGGACGAGGAAGCTCGACAAGGACGCCGGCCTCGCCGTCGTCATGGCCCGTGAACTCACCGACATCTGCGCCCGCCTCGCCGAGGCCGACATCCGGGTCCGCCAGCCCCTCGGCCAGGCCCGGCTCGCCTCCCTCGTGCACTCCATGTACGACCCGGACCACCCCATGGACCACATCCAGGCGATGACGAAGCGAAACGCCTGGCCCGCCGAACTCGACGCGGTGGAGCCCACCTACCTCCAGGCCAAGACCCGCGAGTCCGCCACCCGCGCCCCCTGGTGCCACGCCACCGCCTGGGTCAAGGAGTGGCCGATGACCCCCGTCGGCGTCAACTTCCTCGCCCCGCTGCTCGTCCACACCCCGGACGTGATCCGCACCGTCGCGGTCTGCATGGACCTGGAACCCACCGAAGTCGCCATCGAGCGCATGCTGACGGAGAAGACGAACGACGAGGCGGAGGCGAGCCGCGCCGCCAAGATGAACCGTACGGTCGACCCGCGCGACATCGCCGCACACGGCCGGCTCGACCAGCGGGGTGAAGATCTCGCCAGCGGCGCGGCAGGCGTCAATCTTGTCGGGTACATCACTGTGTCGTCGCGTACGCCCGAGGCCCTGGCCAGGGACAAGCGCACGATCAGAGCCTCGGCGGGCAAGTCGTATCTGAAGCTGGAGTGGTGCGACCGCGAGCATCACCGGGCCTTTGTGAACACGCTGCCGTTCGCCACCGGCATCCGCCGATAG
- a CDS encoding ATP-binding protein, producing the protein MRDPLSVLTESFTSFLFGKVETTRLPVRTSTGQAQAVYLPTAAPGLGDSGVIIGREVYSGKGYIYDPFQLYGQQLPAPHWLVLGESGNGKSALEKTYVLRQLRFRDRQVVVLDAQGEDGVGEWNLIAQELGITPIRLDPMAALDGGIRLNPLDPSITTTGQLALLRTIIEVAMGHGLDERSGFALKVAHAYVSDTITDRQPVLTDIVEQLRHPEPESAEAMNVDIDDVRAWGLDVALVLDRLVDGDLRGMFDGPTTVGIDLDAPLIVFDLSHIDRNSIAMPILMAIVGVWLEHTWIRPDRKKRIFLVEEAWHIINSPFVAQLFQRLLKFGRRLGLSFVAVVHHLSDVVDGAAAREAAAILKMASTRTIYAQKADEARATGRVLGLPRWAVEIIPTLTPGIAVWDVNGNVQVVKHLVTEAERPLVYTDRAMTESSLPELPEDVRAADREAEERAALMEHHQQQHVNPSSESTVA; encoded by the coding sequence ATGCGAGATCCGCTGTCCGTCCTCACCGAATCCTTCACGTCCTTCCTCTTCGGGAAGGTCGAGACGACCCGGCTGCCCGTGCGTACCTCCACGGGCCAGGCGCAGGCCGTCTACCTGCCGACCGCCGCGCCAGGTCTCGGTGACTCGGGCGTGATCATCGGCCGCGAGGTGTACAGCGGAAAGGGCTACATCTACGACCCGTTCCAGCTCTACGGACAGCAGCTCCCCGCACCCCACTGGCTGGTCCTCGGCGAGTCCGGCAACGGCAAGTCGGCCCTGGAGAAGACGTACGTCCTGCGCCAGCTCCGCTTCCGCGACCGCCAGGTCGTCGTCCTCGACGCACAGGGCGAGGACGGCGTCGGCGAGTGGAACCTCATCGCCCAGGAGCTGGGAATAACCCCCATCCGCCTGGACCCGATGGCCGCCCTGGACGGCGGGATCCGCCTCAACCCCCTCGACCCGTCGATCACCACCACCGGCCAGCTCGCGCTGCTCCGTACGATCATCGAGGTCGCGATGGGCCACGGCCTCGACGAGCGCTCCGGCTTCGCGCTCAAGGTCGCGCACGCCTACGTCAGCGACACCATCACCGACCGGCAGCCCGTCCTCACCGACATCGTCGAGCAACTCCGCCACCCCGAACCCGAGTCGGCGGAGGCGATGAACGTGGACATAGACGATGTACGCGCCTGGGGTCTGGACGTCGCGCTGGTCCTCGACCGGCTCGTCGACGGTGACCTGCGGGGCATGTTCGACGGCCCGACGACCGTCGGCATCGACCTCGACGCGCCGCTCATCGTCTTCGACCTGTCGCACATCGACCGTAACTCGATCGCCATGCCGATCCTCATGGCGATCGTGGGTGTGTGGCTGGAGCACACCTGGATCCGCCCGGACCGCAAGAAGCGCATCTTCCTCGTCGAGGAAGCCTGGCACATCATCAACAGCCCCTTCGTGGCACAGCTCTTCCAGCGGCTGCTGAAGTTCGGTCGCCGGCTCGGCCTGTCGTTCGTGGCGGTGGTCCACCACCTCAGCGACGTCGTCGACGGTGCGGCGGCACGGGAAGCGGCGGCGATCCTCAAGATGGCGTCGACGAGGACGATCTACGCCCAGAAGGCGGACGAGGCACGGGCAACGGGCCGGGTGCTGGGACTGCCCCGATGGGCGGTCGAGATCATCCCCACCCTCACTCCCGGCATCGCGGTGTGGGACGTCAACGGCAACGTCCAGGTCGTCAAACACCTGGTGACCGAGGCGGAGCGGCCGCTGGTCTACACGGACCGGGCGATGACGGAGTCCTCACTGCCCGAGCTCCCCGAAGACGTACGCGCCGCGGATCGGGAGGCGGAGGAACGCGCGGCCCTGATGGAACACCACCAGCAGCAGCACGTGAACCCGTCCTCAGAGTCGACGGTGGCGTGA
- a CDS encoding type VI secretion protein, translating to MRGREEARGIPDGLLIGVLGFLLGLTLLVWTATGLAGLFAHGAWPDGVTFTNTPLAMRSLVSEPHDLPAAWPATPPAQLSGYGLFWGLLIGQLMTLVVLTIFILGTLARWRAVRASRRAVSDVPAMGGSPAPHQQPNANGSSPAPQPLVHMEQPEFATQPGQMSGQPGQLGQSELPAHAGHPAQTGQAGEPGLSAPTPGTQQALPTDLVVPAPRRPRIVYGEPTARRPSTVQAIREAEGPALVVTSDPTVWAETKDARAKLGPVLVYDPGHLCDTPARLHWSPTSGCEDPETAASRATALFAPVRPHSRLDAAVADTAETLLRCWLHAAAVDGRPFKQVHRWAQGNGAHEPVRILRTHAKAASGHAGLLESALTAHAERREMAQELTARTLGVLSSIHIREACTPNRADSLTLESFTDEGGTLYVVGEPIEDPRTRPGAMPLLTALTTSVVEHGRRMAARSSDGRLDPPLALVLDDVAAVAPLPLLPELLDSGQDQGLPTLVLLRSEEQGRARWPDHSLSG from the coding sequence GTGCGCGGGCGTGAGGAGGCGCGGGGCATCCCGGACGGCCTGCTCATCGGCGTCCTGGGCTTCCTCCTCGGCCTGACCCTGCTGGTCTGGACGGCGACCGGGCTCGCGGGCCTCTTCGCCCACGGTGCCTGGCCGGACGGCGTGACGTTCACGAACACGCCGCTCGCGATGCGCAGCCTCGTCTCCGAACCCCACGACCTGCCCGCCGCCTGGCCCGCCACCCCACCGGCCCAGCTGTCCGGCTACGGCCTCTTCTGGGGCCTGCTCATCGGCCAGTTGATGACCCTGGTCGTCCTGACCATCTTCATCCTCGGCACCCTGGCCCGCTGGCGTGCGGTGCGCGCCTCGCGAAGAGCGGTGAGCGACGTGCCGGCCATGGGCGGCAGCCCCGCGCCTCATCAGCAACCGAACGCCAACGGCAGCAGCCCCGCACCCCAGCCCCTCGTACATATGGAACAGCCCGAGTTCGCCACACAGCCCGGGCAGATGTCCGGTCAGCCGGGGCAGTTGGGTCAGTCGGAGCTGCCCGCTCATGCCGGTCATCCCGCCCAGACCGGCCAGGCCGGTGAACCAGGGCTGAGCGCACCGACCCCCGGGACCCAACAGGCCCTGCCGACCGATCTCGTCGTCCCGGCGCCGCGCCGCCCTCGCATCGTCTACGGAGAGCCGACCGCCCGTCGCCCCTCCACCGTCCAGGCCATCCGGGAAGCCGAGGGACCCGCCCTCGTCGTCACCTCCGACCCGACCGTGTGGGCGGAGACCAAGGACGCCAGGGCCAAGCTCGGTCCTGTCCTGGTCTACGACCCCGGCCATCTCTGTGACACACCCGCACGACTGCACTGGTCACCGACCAGCGGCTGCGAGGACCCGGAGACGGCGGCTTCCCGCGCGACCGCGCTGTTCGCGCCAGTACGCCCGCACTCCCGGCTCGACGCCGCCGTCGCCGACACCGCGGAAACGCTCCTGCGCTGCTGGCTGCACGCCGCCGCGGTGGACGGACGCCCGTTCAAGCAGGTCCACCGCTGGGCACAGGGCAACGGCGCCCATGAGCCCGTACGGATCCTGCGCACCCACGCCAAGGCCGCTTCCGGCCACGCCGGACTTCTCGAATCAGCGCTGACGGCCCACGCCGAACGCCGGGAGATGGCCCAAGAACTGACGGCCCGTACGCTCGGAGTGCTCTCCTCGATCCACATCCGCGAGGCCTGTACCCCGAACCGAGCAGATTCGCTCACCTTGGAATCATTTACGGACGAGGGGGGCACCCTTTATGTGGTGGGTGAACCGATCGAGGACCCTCGTACCCGCCCCGGCGCAATGCCCCTGCTGACCGCCCTCACCACAAGCGTGGTCGAGCACGGCCGCCGCATGGCCGCACGGTCATCCGACGGTCGGCTCGACCCACCACTCGCCCTCGTCCTGGACGACGTAGCCGCCGTGGCTCCGCTCCCCCTGCTCCCGGAGCTGCTGGATTCCGGACAGGACCAGGGACTGCCGACGCTGGTCCTGCTCCGCTCGGAGGAACAGGGCCGCGCCCGCTGGCCCGATCACAGCCTCAGCGGCTGA
- a CDS encoding GNAT family N-acetyltransferase, protein MEHIIRAVRADEWEKAREIRLAALQDPAAPIAFMETYEQGLAHTPDFWRERTRNAAAGVAGNQFIAEESGGRWVGTVTALVERPAAAVGFGEAARVDQTHLVGVFVRPEARGIGVTKELFRAAVDWSWSLPGSRIERVRLYVHEDNARAAAFYRRFGFAPSGESVPGPPRPSERPSDPPARELEYELWREVSR, encoded by the coding sequence ATGGAGCACATCATTCGCGCTGTGCGCGCCGACGAGTGGGAGAAGGCCCGGGAGATCCGGCTCGCCGCCCTTCAGGACCCCGCGGCGCCGATCGCCTTCATGGAGACCTACGAACAGGGCCTCGCTCATACGCCGGACTTCTGGCGGGAGCGGACGAGAAACGCCGCGGCGGGTGTGGCCGGCAACCAGTTCATCGCGGAGGAGTCCGGCGGGCGCTGGGTGGGCACCGTGACCGCGCTCGTGGAGCGGCCGGCGGCCGCGGTGGGATTCGGTGAGGCGGCCCGGGTCGACCAGACGCATCTGGTGGGGGTGTTCGTCCGCCCGGAGGCGCGTGGGATCGGAGTGACGAAGGAGCTGTTCCGGGCTGCCGTCGACTGGTCGTGGTCGCTGCCCGGCTCCCGTATCGAGCGAGTACGGCTGTACGTGCACGAGGACAACGCGCGGGCGGCGGCCTTCTACCGGCGCTTCGGGTTCGCGCCGAGCGGTGAGTCCGTGCCGGGACCGCCACGGCCGTCCGAGCGGCCGTCCGATCCGCCGGCGCGGGAGCTGGAGTACGAACTGTGGCGGGAGGTCAGCCGCTGA
- a CDS encoding MarR family winged helix-turn-helix transcriptional regulator has protein sequence MSDTPEQPGRPTPTAAPTAEPSLDEQIAAYQREFRDLDPQVEQVVSALGRLNRRMNVAYGRQVAALGISNAEWEVLKTLVLSGAPYRLGPGELAKRLGLTPAAMTHRIDRMAADGLVTRDRDETNRVRVIVELTDEGRAKWLEAMRMATNFEEELLQDLSSEERGVLGEMLIRLLRRVEHAQPDAGGRLAGLDRKASGR, from the coding sequence ATGTCCGACACCCCCGAGCAGCCCGGCCGGCCGACGCCGACGGCCGCGCCGACAGCGGAACCGAGCCTCGACGAGCAGATCGCCGCGTACCAGCGCGAGTTCCGCGACCTGGACCCCCAGGTCGAGCAGGTCGTCTCCGCCCTCGGCCGGCTCAACCGCCGGATGAACGTCGCGTACGGACGCCAGGTCGCCGCCCTCGGCATCAGCAACGCCGAGTGGGAGGTCCTCAAGACCCTCGTCCTCTCGGGCGCTCCCTACCGCCTCGGTCCCGGTGAACTCGCGAAGCGCCTCGGCCTCACCCCGGCCGCCATGACCCACCGCATCGACCGGATGGCCGCCGACGGGCTGGTCACGCGGGACCGCGACGAGACCAACCGGGTGCGCGTCATCGTCGAGCTGACGGACGAGGGCCGTGCGAAGTGGCTCGAGGCGATGCGCATGGCCACGAACTTCGAGGAGGAACTGCTCCAGGACCTCTCCAGCGAAGAACGCGGCGTGCTGGGGGAGATGCTGATCCGCCTCCTGCGCCGCGTGGAGCACGCCCAGCCGGACGCGGGCGGCCGGCTCGCCGGCCTGGACCGGAAGGCGTCAGGAAGATGA
- a CDS encoding MFS transporter: protein MGAAMRRIQAGNVLSAFGLGFTVPYLYVYVAQVRDLGAGTAGAVLAVFAMAALVVLPFTGRTIDRRGPLPVLVVAALLASAGALAMGLAGSVPAAVLAAALLGAGTAVMQPALATMIVWCSSPSTRTRAFAMQFFLQNLGLGVGGLIGGQIVDKTRPDSFILLFSIEAAMFVVLAVIAATVRMPKAPSIPDAMPENTEAKARGGLRSLLGHRAMVQLCVLGFVLFFACYGQFESGLAAYGTEAAGIDPAGLGYALAANTAVIVLAQFLVLRFVERRRRSRVIAAVGLIWAVAWVIAGYAGLGHGSQTMATAAFISTYALFGLGEAMLSPTVAPLVADLAPESMVGQYNSAFALVKQLALAVGPAVGGPMGAALHGPYIVTFVLFSLGITALALKLGRNLTAVQDQPALASKSRIVARHRPEQDKVEATA from the coding sequence ATGGGCGCTGCGATGCGCCGGATCCAGGCAGGGAACGTGCTGAGCGCGTTCGGGCTCGGGTTCACCGTTCCGTATCTCTATGTGTATGTGGCTCAGGTGCGGGACCTGGGCGCGGGCACGGCCGGTGCCGTGCTCGCCGTCTTCGCCATGGCCGCGCTCGTCGTTCTCCCCTTCACCGGGCGGACCATCGACCGGCGCGGGCCGCTGCCCGTGCTCGTCGTGGCCGCGCTGCTGGCCTCGGCGGGTGCGCTCGCCATGGGGCTGGCCGGGAGTGTGCCCGCCGCCGTCCTTGCCGCCGCGCTGCTGGGCGCGGGTACCGCCGTGATGCAGCCGGCGCTGGCGACGATGATCGTCTGGTGCTCCAGCCCGTCCACCCGGACGCGGGCGTTCGCCATGCAGTTCTTCCTGCAGAACCTGGGGCTGGGCGTCGGTGGTCTGATCGGTGGGCAGATCGTCGACAAGACCCGCCCCGACAGCTTCATCCTGCTGTTCTCGATCGAGGCGGCGATGTTCGTCGTGCTCGCCGTGATCGCCGCGACCGTGCGGATGCCGAAGGCTCCGTCGATCCCCGACGCGATGCCGGAGAACACCGAGGCCAAGGCCCGGGGCGGGCTGCGGTCGCTGCTCGGGCACCGGGCGATGGTCCAGCTGTGCGTACTGGGCTTCGTGCTCTTCTTCGCCTGCTACGGGCAGTTCGAGTCGGGGCTCGCGGCCTACGGCACCGAGGCCGCCGGGATCGACCCCGCGGGGCTCGGCTACGCCCTGGCCGCGAACACCGCGGTCATCGTGCTCGCCCAGTTCCTCGTGCTGCGGTTCGTCGAGCGGCGGCGGCGTTCGCGCGTGATCGCCGCGGTCGGTCTGATCTGGGCCGTCGCATGGGTCATCGCGGGGTACGCGGGCCTCGGGCACGGCAGCCAGACGATGGCGACGGCCGCGTTCATCTCCACGTACGCGCTCTTCGGACTCGGTGAGGCGATGCTCTCGCCGACCGTGGCGCCGCTCGTCGCCGATCTGGCGCCGGAGTCGATGGTCGGGCAGTACAACTCGGCGTTCGCGCTGGTCAAGCAGCTCGCCCTGGCGGTCGGTCCGGCGGTGGGCGGGCCGATGGGCGCCGCGCTCCACGGCCCGTACATCGTGACCTTCGTCCTCTTCTCGCTGGGCATCACCGCGCTGGCCCTGAAGCTGGGCCGGAACCTGACGGCCGTACAGGACCAGCCGGCGCTCGCGTCGAAGTCGCGCATCGTCGCTCGGC